A portion of the Petrotoga sp. 9PW.55.5.1 genome contains these proteins:
- a CDS encoding nucleoside kinase has product MSFILRDINTEKTYQVEKGTKFIDIAKEYEKISRKSVLYVKFNNDIKELFENIPKSGEIEFCDITTPDGIRIYRRGLFFILYMALKQINKNDKFFVNNTLNDAMYCEFSSGVPTQDYLNLIENKMHEIVEKDIVFQKKTIDKFEAIDMFSKIGEIDKALLFKYRKKSSVNVYFAGEYFNYFYGYLPYSTGYLSKFKLKKVENGFVIIHPTPKSPDKIPEFNYSKKLFVAFEEYKNWLDIMEINTVGELNSLISQGTEKVRELIRIAEVLHEKKYSIITDEIVRRKEIRLITIAGPSSSGKTTSAKRIALHLKVHGLKPVPISLDDFFLERDKTPRDEKGNYDFESIKALDLDLFNQTMNELIKGKEVKLPKFDFKSGKRLWHDEPLQIKENQPIIIEGIHGLNEILTASIPREKKYKIYASSLTQMNLDRMDRIPTTDTRLIRRMVRDYNFRGYSASDTLNIWPSVVKGEHKYIFPFQDEADIMFNSHLVYELAILKLFAEPLLLSIDKSHPHYTEAKRLLRFLDYFLPITEIEEIPRTSIIREFIGKSAFKT; this is encoded by the coding sequence ATGTCCTTTATCTTAAGAGATATCAACACCGAAAAGACTTACCAAGTAGAAAAAGGTACAAAATTTATAGATATTGCTAAAGAATATGAGAAAATTAGCAGAAAATCTGTTTTGTACGTTAAATTCAACAACGATATAAAAGAACTTTTTGAGAATATCCCTAAAAGTGGAGAAATTGAATTTTGCGACATTACAACTCCTGATGGTATTCGTATATATAGGAGAGGGCTTTTTTTCATCTTATACATGGCCTTGAAGCAAATTAATAAAAATGACAAGTTTTTTGTGAACAACACCTTGAATGATGCCATGTATTGTGAATTTTCTTCAGGAGTGCCCACTCAAGATTATCTAAATTTAATAGAAAATAAAATGCATGAAATAGTTGAGAAAGATATAGTTTTTCAAAAAAAAACTATTGATAAATTTGAGGCAATTGATATGTTTTCCAAAATAGGAGAAATAGATAAAGCACTCCTTTTCAAATATAGGAAAAAGAGTTCGGTAAACGTTTATTTTGCAGGTGAATATTTTAATTATTTTTATGGATATCTTCCTTATTCGACGGGGTACTTAAGTAAATTCAAATTGAAAAAAGTTGAAAATGGCTTTGTTATTATTCATCCAACGCCTAAATCCCCTGATAAAATCCCTGAATTCAATTATTCAAAAAAACTATTTGTTGCTTTTGAAGAGTATAAAAATTGGCTTGACATAATGGAAATTAATACCGTAGGAGAATTAAACTCTTTAATTTCACAAGGAACTGAAAAAGTTAGAGAATTAATAAGAATAGCGGAAGTTCTTCATGAGAAGAAGTATTCTATTATCACAGATGAAATTGTTAGAAGAAAAGAAATAAGGTTAATAACGATTGCTGGCCCTTCTTCATCCGGTAAAACAACAAGTGCAAAAAGAATAGCCTTGCATCTAAAAGTCCACGGATTAAAACCTGTGCCTATATCTTTGGATGATTTTTTCTTAGAAAGAGATAAAACTCCAAGAGATGAAAAGGGAAACTATGATTTTGAATCGATAAAAGCCCTTGATTTAGATCTTTTCAACCAAACAATGAACGAGCTGATAAAGGGAAAAGAAGTAAAACTCCCGAAGTTTGATTTCAAATCTGGGAAAAGGTTATGGCATGATGAACCTTTACAAATTAAAGAGAACCAACCTATAATAATAGAAGGCATTCACGGTTTAAATGAAATCCTTACCGCTTCTATTCCAAGGGAAAAAAAGTATAAAATATACGCTAGTTCGTTAACTCAGATGAACTTAGATAGAATGGATAGAATTCCAACAACTGATACAAGGCTTATAAGGCGTATGGTAAGAGACTATAATTTCAGAGGATACTCTGCTTCAGATACTTTAAATATATGGCCTTCAGTTGTCAAGGGCGAACACAAATATATTTTCCCGTTTCAAGATGAGGCTGACATTATGTTCAATTCTCATCTAGTCTATGAATTAGCGATATTGAAATTATTCGCCGAGCCACTCTTACTTTCAATAGACAAAAGTCATCCTCATTACACAGAAGCAAAAAGATTACTGAGATTCTTAGATTATTTTCTACCTATTACAGAAATCGAAGAAATCCCAAGAACATCCATTATAAGAGAATTTATAGGTAAAAGTGCCTTTAAAACGTAA